A window of Cottoperca gobio chromosome 16, fCotGob3.1, whole genome shotgun sequence contains these coding sequences:
- the popdc1 gene encoding popeye domain-containing protein 1, protein MSSTPELPTLLFATLPSFPSATPGVPTVELNATSCQEWEQAHHLLFHLGSLSLLLALVIPTTLSLHMILLRLLLMTGCGFFILWATLYRCNLDVMVWNVVFLLVNFLHLFFLLYKRRPIKIDRELRSVYKRMFEPLHVKEALFQRLTGQFCTIQTLKKGQAYAAEDKTSVDERLSILIKGKMKVSYRSHFLHNIYTNAFVDSPEFRSTELHRGEKFQVTIMAEENCKFLCWSRERLTFFLESDTFLNEVFRYLIGKDITNKLYSLNDPTLSDKAVKKMDRQPSLCSQLSMTQMRNSMASTSDTDDVLNQILRGGSTGSSQKSPGTMTSAKMKPIEEGMEDDVFEESGPSKSCRMSSTSTEEV, encoded by the exons ATGTCTTCTACCCCAGAGCTGCCCACACTCCTCTTCGCCACGCTGCCCTCCTTCCCCTCCGCCACCCCAGGAGTCCCGACCGTAGAACTCAATGCCACCTCCTGCCAGGAGTGGGAGCAGGCCCACCACCTCCTCTTCCATCTGGGGAGCCTGTCCCTGCTGCTGGCCCTGGTCATCCCCACCACCCTGAGCCTGCACATGATCCTGCTGCGCCTCCTGCTGATGACAG GATGTGGTTTCTTCATCTTGTGGGCCACTCTGTACAGGTGCAACCTGGATGTGATGGTTTGGAACGTGGTATTTCTGCTGGTCAACTTCCTGCACTTGTTCTTTCTTCTGTACAAGCGCAGGCCG ATCAAGATCGACAGGGAGCTGCGGTCCGTCTACAAGCGGATGTTTGAGCCTCTCCATGTGAAGGAGGCTCTGTTTCAGAGGCTCACAGGACAGTTCTGCACCATCCAGACCCTGAAGAAAGGCCAGGCCTACGCTGCCGAAGACAAGACCTCTGTGGACGAACGCCTCAGCATTCTCATCAAAGGAAA GATGAAGGTATCATACCGAAGCCATTTCCTCCACAACATCTATACCAATGCATTCGTTGACTCTCCAGAGTTCAGGTCCACTGAGCTGCACAGAGGAGAGAAGTTTCAg GTGACCATCATGGCAGAGGAGAACTGTAAGTTCCTGTGTTGGTCTCGAGAGAGGCTCACCTTCTTCCTTGAGTCAGATACTTTCCTCAATGAGGTGTTCAGGTACCTCATTGGCAAAGACATCACCAACAAACTGTACTCTCTGAATGACCCCACACTCAGTGACAAG GCGGTGAAGAAGATGGACCGTCAGCCCAGCCTGTGCTCTCAACTGTCTATGACGCAGATGAGGAACAGTATGGCGAGCACCAGCGACACTGATGATGTCCTTAACCAGATTCTACGAGGAGGGTCTACTGGATCATCAC agaAATCCCCTGGCACCATGACCTCCGCAAAGATGAAGCCCATAGAAGAAGGCATGGAGGATGATGTTTTCGAAGAATCTGGTCCCTCCAAGTCTTGCCGTATGTCCAGCACTTCCACTGAGGAAGTGTAG